A region from the Nocardioides coralli genome encodes:
- a CDS encoding GNAT family N-acetyltransferase: MTADDWPAIWPIFSATVAAGETYAYPDDLTSEEARALWLEPPPGRTVVLEEDGQVLGTAKMGPNRPGRGDHVGTASFMVSEHARGRGVGRRLAEHVVAWHRDAGFRGIQFNAVVETNAAAVALWESLGFEIVGTVPGAFRSATHGHVGLHVMYLDLVPTR, translated from the coding sequence GTGACCGCCGACGACTGGCCCGCGATCTGGCCGATCTTCTCCGCGACGGTGGCGGCGGGGGAGACCTACGCGTACCCGGACGACCTGACCTCCGAGGAGGCCCGTGCGCTGTGGCTGGAGCCGCCGCCGGGGCGGACCGTGGTCCTGGAGGAGGACGGCCAGGTCCTCGGCACCGCGAAGATGGGACCCAACCGTCCGGGCCGGGGCGACCACGTCGGCACCGCGTCGTTCATGGTGTCCGAGCACGCCCGGGGGCGGGGTGTCGGCCGACGGCTGGCCGAGCACGTCGTGGCCTGGCACCGCGACGCCGGCTTCCGCGGCATCCAGTTCAACGCGGTCGTCGAGACCAACGCCGCGGCCGTGGCGCTGTGGGAGTCGCTGGGCTTCGAGATCGTGGGCACCGTCCCGGGCGCCTTCCGCTCGGCCACCCACGGCCACGTCGGCCTGCACGTGATGTACCTCGACCTGGTCCCCACCCGGTAG
- a CDS encoding ABC1 kinase family protein — MTELPRRAAARTARLAALPLGYAGRQAVGLGKRLGGRSAEVVATELQQRTAEQLFRTLGELKGGAMKLGQAMSVLEAALPEDVAAPYRDTLTALQDSAPPMPTQTVREQIARSLGEGWQDELVWLDGAPAAAASIGQVHRARWHDHSLGDVDTAREVAVKVQYPGAGEALMADLRQLARVARGVAPAFPGIDIKPLVAELQARAADELDYRLEAQAQAAYAVAFRDDPMVVVPEVVAVGEQVLVTEWLESPHSLAHVIRHGTQEERDHYGRIFVQFLFDGPARTGMLHADPHPGNFRIIPGADGRPGRIGVLDYGAVARLPEGRLPEAMGRLIRIALDNSGDDLVAGLREEGFIKDRIRVDADELVDYLAPFVEPARHETFRFTRAWMREQFERINNPRNPSFAMATKLNLPTSYLLIHRTWLGGLGLLAQLETEAPFRALMEEHLPGFAAT; from the coding sequence GTGACAGAGCTGCCACGCAGGGCCGCCGCGCGCACCGCGCGGCTCGCCGCGCTGCCCCTCGGGTACGCCGGCCGGCAGGCCGTCGGGCTCGGCAAGCGGCTCGGTGGCCGGTCCGCGGAGGTGGTGGCGACCGAGCTGCAGCAGCGGACCGCCGAGCAGCTGTTCCGCACCCTGGGCGAGCTCAAGGGCGGGGCGATGAAGCTCGGCCAGGCGATGAGCGTGCTCGAGGCGGCGCTCCCCGAGGACGTGGCGGCGCCCTACCGCGACACGTTGACCGCCCTGCAGGACTCCGCGCCGCCGATGCCGACCCAGACCGTCCGGGAGCAGATCGCACGCTCGCTGGGCGAAGGGTGGCAGGACGAGCTGGTGTGGCTCGACGGCGCCCCGGCAGCAGCCGCGTCCATCGGCCAGGTCCACCGGGCTCGCTGGCACGACCACTCCCTCGGCGACGTCGACACGGCGCGCGAGGTCGCCGTCAAGGTGCAGTACCCCGGGGCGGGTGAGGCGCTGATGGCCGACCTGCGCCAGCTCGCACGGGTGGCCCGGGGGGTGGCACCGGCGTTCCCCGGCATCGACATCAAGCCGCTGGTGGCCGAGCTGCAGGCGCGGGCGGCCGACGAGCTCGACTACCGGCTCGAGGCGCAGGCGCAGGCGGCGTACGCCGTCGCCTTCCGTGACGACCCGATGGTGGTCGTCCCCGAGGTCGTGGCCGTCGGTGAGCAGGTGCTGGTCACCGAGTGGCTGGAGAGCCCGCACTCGCTGGCCCACGTGATCCGTCACGGCACCCAGGAGGAGCGCGACCACTACGGGCGGATCTTCGTCCAGTTCCTCTTCGACGGTCCGGCCCGGACCGGCATGCTCCACGCCGACCCCCACCCCGGCAACTTCCGGATCATCCCGGGCGCCGACGGCAGGCCGGGACGGATCGGCGTCCTCGACTACGGCGCGGTGGCTCGGCTGCCGGAGGGGCGGCTGCCCGAGGCCATGGGTCGGCTGATCCGGATCGCGCTGGACAACAGCGGCGACGACCTCGTCGCCGGGCTGCGCGAGGAGGGGTTCATCAAGGACCGGATCCGGGTCGACGCCGACGAGCTGGTCGACTACCTGGCGCCGTTCGTGGAGCCCGCGCGCCACGAGACCTTCCGGTTCACGCGGGCGTGGATGCGCGAGCAGTTCGAGCGGATCAACAACCCCCGCAACCCGTCGTTCGCGATGGCCACCAAGCTCAACCTGCCGACGTCGTACCTGCTGATCCACCGCACCTGGCTCGGCGGTCTGGGCCTGCTCGCCCAGCTCGAGACCGAGGCACCGTTCCGCGCGCTCATGGAGGAGCACCTGCCCGGCTTCGCCGCCACCTGA
- a CDS encoding VOC family protein, whose amino-acid sequence MTPFWVSGFVDLAPAAYDAGLAFWRDVTGWTVSTARGDQDEFVTLLPPVGDGHLRVQRLGRGPSRIHLDLHVADPRAAADHAVGLGAREVADHGHVVMASPGGFPFCFVTHPASTPAPGTTWPGGHRSLVDQVCIDVPAALYAREEAFWLSLTERELSDPPPGHPEFRWLAPVEGRGARVLLQRLDQPRGDLHGHLDLSATDRGAEVRRHVALGARFVGDFDTWTVLTDPAGLAYCVTDRVPR is encoded by the coding sequence GTGACGCCGTTCTGGGTGAGCGGCTTCGTCGACCTCGCGCCGGCGGCATACGACGCCGGACTCGCCTTCTGGCGGGACGTGACCGGCTGGACCGTGTCGACCGCCCGCGGTGACCAGGACGAGTTCGTGACGCTGCTGCCGCCGGTGGGGGACGGCCACCTCCGCGTGCAGAGGCTGGGCCGGGGGCCCTCACGGATCCACCTCGACCTCCACGTCGCCGACCCGCGGGCGGCCGCCGACCACGCGGTGGGACTCGGGGCACGGGAGGTGGCCGACCACGGGCACGTCGTGATGGCCTCACCCGGAGGCTTCCCGTTCTGCTTCGTCACCCACCCCGCGTCCACGCCTGCGCCCGGCACCACGTGGCCGGGGGGCCACCGCTCGCTCGTCGACCAGGTCTGCATCGACGTCCCCGCCGCGCTCTACGCCCGTGAGGAGGCGTTCTGGCTGTCGCTGACCGAGCGGGAGCTGTCCGACCCGCCGCCCGGTCACCCCGAGTTCCGCTGGCTGGCTCCGGTGGAGGGCCGGGGTGCCCGCGTGCTGCTGCAGCGCCTCGACCAGCCCCGGGGGGACCTGCACGGCCACCTCGACCTGTCCGCCACCGACCGGGGCGCCGAGGTGCGCCGCCACGTCGCCCTGGGGGCGAGGTTCGTCGGGGACTTCGACACCTGGACGGTCCTCACCGATCCCGCCGGCCTGGCCTACTGCGTCACCGACCGGGTGCCGCGGTGA
- a CDS encoding copper resistance protein CopC: MTRERRPGRGWRPLRLTAAVLAAVALLLATAAPGHAHAQLLESDPTDGTLLEEAPREVTLTFNEPVRLTAQEITVYDAAGQPIPSQATASGPEVTVTLPEPDDLRGTYVVGWFVLSADGHPISGALTFSVGERSSSVTDPPPPPTSSAVVTTTQGLVGGAMYVGLLLATGLAAFVLLVLPASYAGRRVRARVRWVVRVGAAVAVVAALLAVPVSSVYAQGAELPAVLSGFDATLVLDELISAALIAVGLGVVVLTLGEDPPGGGRRAALAAGAGLALVGPAVVGHTRSYAPTSLLVAADVVHVVAGAVWLGGLVGLALTLRAVLGREQLAASTLARFSVLAGGALLAVAVAGTVLGWRVVGSWSALVETGYGRLLLVKVGVALIVAGLGGWNRYRLLPRVRGAVGFADRGGAVGLVTRTVRVEAALLVVLLAMTGFLVNQSPRPAPVEVPPGRTGVQAGALTDLQLYATLTPLETGANTLLVQLQDETGEPVVPPEVPEVQLRSGGLDLGSVPLAETDTGTYRAEVLLPRPGVWEVQVALRISRFESPVTTVRFTVPES, from the coding sequence CTGGCCGCCGTGGCGCTGCTGCTCGCGACCGCTGCCCCCGGCCACGCCCACGCCCAGCTCCTCGAGTCCGACCCGACCGACGGCACCCTGCTGGAGGAGGCACCGCGGGAGGTCACGCTGACCTTCAACGAGCCGGTGCGGCTGACGGCGCAGGAGATCACCGTCTACGACGCGGCGGGCCAGCCGATCCCCTCGCAGGCCACCGCTTCCGGTCCCGAGGTGACGGTGACCCTGCCGGAGCCCGACGACCTGCGCGGCACCTACGTCGTGGGCTGGTTCGTGCTCTCGGCGGACGGACACCCCATCTCGGGGGCGCTCACCTTCTCGGTGGGCGAGCGCAGCAGCAGCGTGACCGACCCGCCTCCCCCACCGACGTCGTCCGCGGTCGTCACGACCACCCAGGGACTGGTCGGCGGGGCGATGTACGTCGGCCTGCTGCTCGCCACCGGGCTCGCCGCATTCGTCCTGCTCGTCCTCCCGGCGTCGTACGCCGGCCGGCGGGTGCGCGCGCGGGTCCGGTGGGTGGTGCGGGTGGGCGCCGCGGTCGCCGTCGTGGCGGCACTGCTGGCGGTCCCGGTGTCCTCGGTCTACGCCCAGGGCGCCGAGCTGCCGGCCGTGCTCTCCGGCTTCGACGCCACGCTGGTCCTCGACGAGCTGATCAGCGCCGCCCTGATCGCCGTGGGGCTGGGCGTGGTCGTCCTGACGCTGGGCGAGGACCCCCCGGGCGGCGGCCGCCGCGCTGCGCTGGCAGCCGGCGCCGGCCTCGCCCTGGTGGGCCCGGCGGTCGTCGGCCACACCCGTTCCTACGCCCCGACCTCGCTCCTGGTGGCCGCCGACGTGGTGCACGTGGTGGCCGGCGCGGTGTGGCTGGGCGGCCTGGTCGGGCTGGCGCTGACCCTGCGCGCCGTGCTCGGACGCGAGCAGCTCGCCGCGTCGACGCTGGCCCGGTTCTCGGTGCTCGCCGGCGGCGCCCTGCTCGCGGTCGCCGTCGCCGGCACGGTCCTGGGCTGGCGGGTGGTCGGGTCCTGGTCGGCACTCGTGGAGACGGGCTACGGCCGGTTGCTGCTGGTCAAGGTCGGTGTCGCGCTGATCGTCGCCGGCCTGGGCGGCTGGAACCGCTACCGCCTGCTGCCGCGGGTGCGCGGTGCCGTCGGCTTCGCGGACCGGGGTGGCGCCGTCGGCCTGGTCACCCGCACGGTGCGCGTCGAGGCGGCGCTCCTGGTGGTGCTCCTGGCCATGACCGGGTTCCTGGTCAACCAGTCGCCGCGGCCGGCACCCGTCGAGGTGCCGCCCGGACGCACGGGCGTCCAGGCCGGGGCCCTCACCGACCTGCAGCTGTACGCGACCCTGACCCCGCTGGAGACGGGCGCCAACACGCTGCTCGTGCAGCTGCAGGACGAGACCGGCGAGCCCGTCGTACCACCGGAGGTCCCCGAGGTGCAGCTGCGCTCCGGCGGCCTCGACCTGGGGTCGGTGCCACTCGCGGAGACCGACACCGGGACCTACCGCGCCGAGGTGCTCCTGCCACGGCCCGGCGTGTGGGAGGTGCAGGTGGCCCTGCGGATCAGCCGGTTCGAGAGCCCGGTGACGACCGTCCGGTTCACCGTGCCCGAGTCATGA
- a CDS encoding pyridoxamine 5'-phosphate oxidase family protein, with amino-acid sequence MSIPVEVARLGEALAGRGSGYLLTCSADGAVKAVTVEPSLVDGVLRCPPSRGSAANLAVNPRATLLFPPSEHHGHTLLVDGTGAVEDEGIVVAPESAVLHRPADHADGPLPGEGCGHDCTPVT; translated from the coding sequence ATGAGCATCCCGGTGGAGGTCGCCCGGTTAGGCGAGGCGCTCGCCGGCCGGGGCTCGGGATACCTGCTGACCTGCTCCGCCGACGGGGCGGTCAAGGCGGTGACCGTGGAGCCGTCGCTCGTGGACGGGGTGCTCCGGTGCCCGCCCAGCCGGGGGTCGGCCGCGAACCTCGCCGTCAACCCGCGTGCGACCCTGCTGTTCCCCCCGAGCGAGCACCACGGCCACACGCTGCTCGTCGACGGCACCGGTGCGGTCGAGGACGAGGGCATCGTCGTCGCCCCCGAGAGCGCGGTGCTGCACCGACCGGCCGACCACGCCGACGGCCCGCTCCCCGGCGAGGGCTGCGGCCACGACTGCACGCCGGTCACGTGA
- a CDS encoding DinB family protein, with the protein MTGRPDPPVAADEVTTLLAFLDHYRDTLRRQTEGLPAELLRIRLEPSSLTLGSLLKHLAFVEGFWFRHVLAGEEQHEPWASMDWEADRDADFTSAAEDSPEQLRGLFDREVAEADERIRSALAEGGLDRLSARPRRGRPVSLRWILVHMIEEYARHCGHADLIRESIDGAVDL; encoded by the coding sequence GTGACCGGGCGTCCCGACCCGCCCGTCGCCGCCGACGAGGTGACCACGCTGCTGGCCTTCCTCGACCACTACCGCGACACGCTGCGGCGCCAGACCGAGGGACTGCCTGCCGAGCTCCTGCGCATCCGGCTCGAGCCCAGCAGCCTCACGCTCGGCTCGCTGCTCAAGCACCTCGCGTTCGTCGAGGGCTTCTGGTTCCGCCACGTGCTCGCCGGCGAGGAGCAGCACGAGCCGTGGGCGTCGATGGACTGGGAGGCGGACCGCGACGCCGACTTCACCTCCGCGGCCGAGGACTCCCCTGAGCAGCTGCGTGGCCTCTTCGACCGCGAGGTGGCCGAGGCCGACGAGCGGATCCGGTCGGCGCTGGCCGAGGGCGGGCTGGACCGGCTCTCGGCGCGGCCCCGCCGTGGTCGACCCGTCAGCCTGCGGTGGATCCTGGTCCACATGATCGAGGAGTACGCGCGCCACTGCGGTCACGCGGACCTGATCCGGGAGTCGATCGACGGGGCTGTCGACCTGTGA
- a CDS encoding SigE family RNA polymerase sigma factor: MDRPRSRDDEFAAYMQARQASLLRTAYLLTGDRHTAEDLVQTAFAKLYLAWDRVEQQGSIDGYLRRILVNENNSLWRRAWKRREVATEVMPDTAHHDVHDGGAGRELWALVQTLPRKARAVVVLRYYEELSEAETAEALGISVGTVKSQASRALAALRDRAPASMSPREEER, translated from the coding sequence ATGGACCGCCCGCGGTCGCGTGACGACGAGTTCGCGGCGTACATGCAGGCGCGCCAGGCCAGCCTGCTGCGCACGGCCTACCTGCTGACCGGTGACCGCCACACGGCCGAGGACCTGGTGCAGACGGCCTTCGCCAAGCTCTACCTCGCGTGGGACCGGGTCGAGCAGCAGGGCTCGATCGACGGCTACCTGCGCCGGATCCTCGTCAACGAGAACAACTCCCTGTGGCGGCGCGCGTGGAAGCGGCGTGAGGTCGCCACCGAGGTCATGCCCGACACCGCCCACCACGACGTGCACGACGGTGGCGCCGGCCGCGAGCTCTGGGCGTTGGTGCAGACGCTGCCACGCAAGGCCCGTGCCGTCGTGGTGCTCCGGTACTACGAGGAGCTGTCCGAGGCCGAGACCGCCGAGGCCCTGGGCATCTCGGTCGGCACCGTGAAGTCCCAGGCCAGCCGCGCCCTGGCCGCCCTGCGCGACCGCGCACCCGCATCGATGAGTCCTCGGGAGGAGGAGCGATGA